From Enhydrobacter sp., the proteins below share one genomic window:
- a CDS encoding amidase — protein sequence MTDELIWSTAEQISRRYRRKELSPVEVTAFFLERARRLQPHLNALVIMDAEAAQTAARTAEERWRKGSPLSPLDGVPTTIKDTTNVAGWPTRYGSHATDETPAAEDAAVTRRLREAGMVFLGKSTTPEFGWKALTDSPLQGTTRSPWNLGHSPGGSSGGASSLTAAGVNPFNHGNDGGGSVRIPAAHTGLVGLKPSYGRIPQHPADAPFTDVISQGVLARSVLDTAIALNAMAGPDPRDFRSLPEDPRDYTVGLEDGVRGLRVGLSLDLGHVTADAEVRQLVADAARRFEELGARVEEVGPLFDPLQQTFEPIWIGAFATRLRQIPTQLHGKLDPGFRAVAEKGLAITLADYARAYEARSRLARERALWHETYDLLLSPVTPTAAPTADTLYNTDAFPRWTKGAPYTYPFNLTGQPAASMPAGLTTAGLPVGLQIVGPPRADFLVLKAMRAYESTSGWTWPQAKVVETLARL from the coding sequence ATGACTGACGAACTGATCTGGTCGACGGCCGAGCAGATCTCCCGGCGCTACCGGCGCAAGGAGCTGTCCCCGGTCGAGGTCACTGCCTTCTTCCTCGAACGTGCCCGGCGGCTGCAGCCGCATCTCAATGCGCTCGTCATCATGGACGCCGAGGCCGCGCAGACGGCGGCGCGCACGGCCGAGGAGCGCTGGCGCAAGGGTTCGCCGCTGTCGCCCCTCGACGGCGTGCCGACCACGATCAAGGACACCACCAACGTCGCAGGCTGGCCGACGCGCTACGGCAGCCACGCCACCGACGAAACACCGGCCGCCGAGGACGCGGCCGTCACGCGGCGCCTGCGCGAGGCGGGCATGGTATTCCTCGGCAAGAGTACGACGCCGGAATTCGGCTGGAAGGCGCTGACCGACTCGCCCTTGCAGGGCACGACGCGCAGCCCGTGGAACCTCGGGCATTCTCCGGGCGGCTCCTCGGGCGGCGCCTCCTCGCTCACCGCCGCGGGCGTGAACCCCTTCAATCACGGCAACGACGGCGGCGGCTCGGTGCGCATCCCGGCGGCCCACACCGGACTGGTCGGGCTGAAGCCTTCCTATGGTCGCATCCCGCAGCATCCGGCCGACGCTCCCTTCACCGACGTGATCAGCCAGGGCGTGCTGGCGCGTTCCGTGCTCGACACGGCGATCGCGCTCAACGCCATGGCCGGCCCGGATCCGCGCGACTTCCGCTCGTTGCCGGAGGATCCGCGCGACTACACGGTCGGCCTGGAGGACGGTGTGCGCGGCCTGCGCGTCGGGCTCAGTCTCGATCTCGGCCACGTAACGGCGGACGCTGAGGTGCGCCAGCTGGTGGCCGACGCGGCGCGGCGCTTCGAAGAGCTCGGTGCCCGCGTCGAGGAAGTCGGGCCGCTGTTCGACCCCTTGCAGCAGACGTTCGAGCCGATCTGGATCGGCGCCTTCGCCACGCGCCTCAGGCAGATACCGACGCAGCTCCACGGCAAGCTCGATCCGGGCTTCCGTGCCGTGGCCGAGAAGGGCCTGGCGATCACGCTGGCCGACTACGCGCGCGCCTACGAGGCGCGTTCCCGGCTCGCCCGCGAGAGGGCGCTATGGCACGAAACCTACGATCTGCTGCTGTCGCCGGTCACACCGACGGCGGCACCGACCGCCGACACGCTCTACAACACCGATGCCTTCCCGCGCTGGACCAAGGGCGCGCCCTACACCTACCCCTTCAACCTGACCGGCCAGCCCGCCGCCTCCATGCCGGCCGGCCTCACCACGGCCGGCCTGCCGGTCGGGCTGCAGATCGTGGGTCCGCCGCGTGCCGACTTCCTCGTGCTCAAGGCGATGCGCGCCTACGAGAGCACCAGCGGCTGGACGTGGCCCCAGGCGAAGGTCGTGGAGACGCTGGCGCGGCTCTGA
- a CDS encoding nucleoside deaminase, which yields MDAFMEAAIDEARQGLAEGGIPIGSVLVHRGRIVGRGHNRRVQKGSAILHGEMDALENAGRQPASVYRGATIYTTLSPCSMCSGAILLYGIPRVIVGENRTFMGEEELLRSRGVEVTVLQDETCIDLMRRFISASPGLWNEDIGV from the coding sequence ATGGATGCCTTCATGGAGGCGGCCATCGACGAGGCCCGGCAGGGTCTCGCCGAAGGCGGCATTCCGATCGGTTCGGTCTTGGTGCACCGGGGCCGGATCGTCGGTCGCGGCCACAACAGGCGCGTGCAGAAGGGCAGCGCCATCCTGCACGGCGAGATGGACGCGCTGGAGAACGCCGGCCGGCAGCCGGCATCGGTCTATCGCGGCGCGACGATCTACACGACCCTGTCGCCGTGCTCGATGTGCAGCGGCGCCATCCTGCTCTATGGCATCCCCCGGGTGATCGTCGGCGAGAACCGCACCTTCATGGGCGAAGAGGAGCTGCTGCGCTCGCGCGGCGTCGAGGTCACGGTGCTGCAGGACGAGACCTGCATCGACCTGATGCGCCGCTTCATCTCCGCCAGCCCCGGGCTGTGGAACGAGGATATCGGCGTCTGA
- a CDS encoding SDR family NAD(P)-dependent oxidoreductase translates to MARLCEGRVAIVTGGARGVGREHCLMLAEHGAKVVVNDLGGDRAGKGHDVGPAQQVVNEIKARGGEAVANGDDVSDWNGAKHMIDQAVATFGKLDAVVLNAGILRDRMLVNMSEDEWDAVIKVHLKGTFAPARHAAAYWRDQAKATGGTVDARIVTTTSVSGIYGNIGQTNYGAAKAGIAAFTVIAARELGRYGITVNSISPSAFTRMTEDLRVYTDEDKETRSPKWIAPVATWLVSEDSKDVTGRVFQAGNGQFAVAEGWHKGPEAKPILDPYQAGKILRELAKKARRNAGMNGLDLD, encoded by the coding sequence ATGGCAAGATTGTGCGAAGGCAGGGTGGCGATCGTCACCGGCGGCGCCCGCGGCGTGGGGCGCGAGCATTGCCTCATGCTGGCCGAGCACGGCGCCAAGGTGGTGGTGAACGACCTCGGCGGCGACCGCGCCGGCAAGGGCCACGACGTCGGCCCGGCCCAGCAGGTGGTCAACGAGATCAAGGCCAGGGGCGGCGAGGCGGTGGCCAACGGCGACGACGTCTCGGACTGGAACGGCGCCAAGCACATGATCGACCAGGCAGTGGCGACGTTCGGCAAGCTCGACGCAGTCGTCCTGAACGCCGGCATCCTGCGCGACCGCATGCTCGTGAACATGAGTGAGGACGAGTGGGACGCCGTCATCAAGGTGCATCTGAAGGGCACCTTCGCGCCGGCCCGGCATGCCGCCGCCTACTGGCGCGACCAGGCCAAGGCGACGGGCGGCACGGTCGACGCCCGCATCGTCACCACCACCTCGGTGTCGGGCATCTACGGCAACATCGGCCAGACCAACTACGGCGCCGCCAAGGCGGGCATCGCCGCCTTCACCGTCATCGCCGCCCGCGAGCTTGGCCGCTACGGCATCACTGTGAATTCGATCTCGCCGAGCGCCTTCACGCGCATGACCGAGGACCTGCGCGTCTACACCGACGAGGACAAGGAAACGCGCAGCCCGAAATGGATCGCGCCCGTCGCCACCTGGCTTGTGAGCGAGGACAGCAAGGACGTCACCGGCCGCGTCTTCCAGGCGGGCAACGGCCAGTTCGCCGTCGCCGAGGGCTGGCACAAGGGGCCGGAGGCCAAGCCCATCCTCGATCCCTACCAGGCGGGCAAGATCCTGCGTGAACTCGCCAAGAAGGCACGCAGGAACGCCGGGATGAACGGCCTGGATCTGGATTGA
- a CDS encoding beta-lactamase family protein encodes MDTLPLVSPEQVGLSAARLARVSKWMKGWVDSGKLPGVTVAVMRRGELAFAETYGKADVERGKAQRADTIFRIYSMTKPLTSTAIMMLYEEGRFQLDDPISKFIPAFANQRVFTGGSRGKMDLVPAERDVTFRDLLTHTSGLTYGMMEANAVDALYRQKEGGVDFQTSTATLKEVVERAASFPLIAQPGKAWNYSISTDVLGYLVEVISGQPFEKFLLEKVIKPLGMVDTDFHVPKEKHDRLAANYGVGPGGRLNLIDDPTKSRYLAPRTVNSGGGGLVSTASDYLRFCKFMLNKGELDGVRLLGRKTVELMTSNHLKGDMGDMGAPKFSESTYLGIGFGLGFSVMLDPAKAQILGSPGEYAWGGAASTAFWCDPAEDMAVVLLTQLMPSSTYPIRRELRVLTYQAVVD; translated from the coding sequence ATGGACACCCTGCCGCTGGTCTCGCCCGAACAGGTCGGCCTTTCCGCAGCGCGGCTCGCGCGCGTGAGCAAATGGATGAAGGGCTGGGTCGACAGCGGGAAACTGCCCGGCGTGACGGTCGCCGTCATGCGGCGGGGCGAGCTCGCCTTCGCCGAGACCTACGGCAAGGCCGACGTCGAGCGCGGCAAGGCGCAGCGCGCCGACACGATCTTCCGCATCTACTCGATGACCAAGCCGCTCACCTCGACGGCGATCATGATGCTCTACGAGGAGGGCCGCTTTCAGCTCGACGATCCGATCTCGAAGTTCATCCCGGCATTCGCCAACCAGCGCGTCTTCACCGGCGGCAGCCGCGGCAAGATGGACCTCGTCCCGGCCGAGCGCGACGTCACGTTCCGCGACCTGCTCACGCATACCTCCGGCCTGACCTACGGCATGATGGAAGCCAACGCCGTCGACGCGCTCTATCGTCAGAAGGAAGGCGGCGTCGACTTCCAGACCTCGACCGCGACACTCAAGGAAGTCGTCGAGCGCGCCGCGAGTTTCCCGTTGATCGCCCAGCCCGGCAAGGCATGGAACTACAGCATCTCGACCGATGTGCTGGGCTATCTCGTCGAGGTGATCTCGGGCCAGCCGTTCGAGAAGTTCCTGCTCGAGAAAGTGATCAAGCCGCTCGGCATGGTCGACACGGATTTCCACGTGCCGAAGGAGAAGCATGATCGCCTGGCCGCCAACTATGGCGTCGGTCCCGGTGGCAGGCTCAACCTGATCGACGACCCGACCAAGAGCCGCTACCTCGCTCCGCGCACGGTGAACTCCGGCGGCGGCGGCCTGGTGTCGACAGCGTCGGACTATCTGCGCTTCTGCAAGTTCATGCTGAACAAGGGAGAGCTGGACGGCGTGCGCCTGCTCGGCCGCAAGACGGTCGAGCTCATGACGTCGAACCACCTCAAGGGCGACATGGGCGACATGGGCGCGCCGAAATTTTCCGAATCGACCTATCTCGGCATCGGCTTCGGGCTCGGCTTCTCGGTGATGCTCGATCCGGCCAAGGCGCAGATTCTGGGCTCGCCCGGCGAATACGCCTGGGGCGGCGCGGCGTCGACCGCCTTCTGGTGCGACCCGGCCGAGGACATGGCGGTCGTGCTGCTGACCCAGCTCATGCCCTCCTCGACCTACCCGATCCGCCGCGAACTGCGCGTGCTCACCTACCAGGCGGTCGTCGACTGA
- a CDS encoding TauD/TfdA family dioxygenase, translating into MRNTGPITVRKLHPLFGAEVSGIDITRPLSAREFGPIRAAFEEHSVLLFRDQPMDDDKQVRFSELFGPLETTSSSNPAAGTKFQRQSNLDIMTGEPIPPDDMRMIYQKANYFWHSDSSFKRIPSLCSILTARICPPEGGNTEFLSMRAAWNALPPALQATIQPLIAEHSLQYSRDRVQKGILNDKTLKELPPVKQRLFQDNPVNGRRALYVGAHAGFIVDWPKATGEALLYELTQRADQPEFRLSHAWREGDVIVWDNRAVLHRATYYDAVRYKRFMQRTTIGGDAPTVVQ; encoded by the coding sequence ATGAGGAACACCGGGCCGATCACCGTCCGCAAGCTGCATCCGCTGTTCGGCGCGGAGGTGTCGGGCATCGACATCACGCGACCGCTGTCGGCACGCGAGTTCGGACCGATCCGGGCGGCGTTCGAGGAGCACTCGGTGCTGCTCTTCCGCGACCAGCCAATGGACGACGACAAGCAGGTGCGGTTCAGCGAGCTGTTCGGCCCGCTCGAGACGACGTCGAGTTCGAACCCGGCGGCCGGCACCAAGTTCCAGCGCCAGTCCAATCTCGACATCATGACGGGCGAGCCGATCCCGCCCGACGACATGCGCATGATCTACCAGAAGGCCAACTACTTCTGGCATTCGGACTCGTCGTTCAAACGCATCCCGTCGCTGTGCTCGATCCTGACGGCGCGCATCTGTCCGCCCGAGGGCGGCAACACGGAGTTCCTCTCCATGCGCGCCGCCTGGAACGCGCTGCCGCCGGCGTTGCAGGCGACCATCCAGCCGCTGATCGCCGAGCACTCGCTGCAGTATTCGCGCGACCGCGTGCAGAAGGGGATCCTCAACGACAAGACGCTGAAGGAGCTGCCGCCGGTGAAACAGCGGCTCTTTCAGGACAATCCCGTCAACGGCCGGCGCGCGCTTTATGTCGGGGCCCATGCCGGCTTCATCGTCGACTGGCCGAAGGCGACCGGCGAGGCCCTGCTCTACGAATTGACGCAGCGCGCCGACCAGCCCGAGTTCCGGCTGTCGCACGCCTGGCGCGAAGGCGACGTCATCGTCTGGGACAACCGGGCCGTCCTGCACCGCGCCACCTACTACGACGCCGTCAGGTACAAGCGCTTCATGCAGCGCACCACCATCGGCGGCGACGCGCCGACGGTTGTTCAGTGA